The Coffea arabica cultivar ET-39 chromosome 9e, Coffea Arabica ET-39 HiFi, whole genome shotgun sequence genome has a window encoding:
- the LOC140014485 gene encoding probable serine/threonine-protein kinase PBL25, with product MNCLPCFSSRKSDNQENEEVPVAQVKEAPPPPPSVNNTQNLPVEAKNANDVPVTPETANSGARTFTFRELAMATKNFRQECLLGEGGFGKVYKATLQSGEVVAVKRLDRNGTQGNKEFLVEVLMLTLLKHSNLVSLIGYCADGEQRLLVYEYLPTGSLESHLHDLTDDKKPLDWQTRMKIALGAAQGLEYLHEKANPPVIYRDLKLSNVLLDGDYNPKLSDYGLAKLAQGDTKTHISPRVMGTYGYCAPEYERCGELTAKSDVYSFGVVLLELITGRRALDTTRPAEEQNLVSWAQPIFKDPKRFPEMADPRLEMKFPERSLNQAVGIAAMCLQDEPAVRPLIGDVVAVLSFLAVAPPEEPVPAKLSAPNSPSEVKQPDEHKDQHHSSSDSSDHDDEESEDESKSISDNESRGSQSSSDSEGGGNSASKSKKFSKQSSSSKHKMKIKEKMDGTKSGRQGSRSHKKKKVKDGKGSTSFSSSSSGSSRHSSRSSSAAAGPNESIPVNSTLTSIEESQDGSAESSIERGRFEESFSWSIGSSSRFDSRSGSNYVDSGFNSNNDLYNTSLDSKMRTESSMGCKTESNNSYSRQSSHSESEDESFSPLHYSDDEVEYENRS from the exons ATGAATTGCCTCCCATGTTTTTCAAGTAGGAAATCAGACAACCAAGAGAATGAGGAGGTCCCCGTCGCTCAGGTCAAAGAAGCACCTCCGCCTCCTCCCTCTG TtaataatacacaaaatttaccTGTGGAAGCCAAGAATGCCAATGATGTCCCTGTTACACCAGAAACTGCGAATAGCGGGGCACGGACATTTACATTTCGTGAGCTTGCCATGGCAACGAAGAATTTCCGGCAAGAATGTCTACTAGGTGAAGGTGGATTTGGAAAAGTATACAAGGCAACCCTTCAAAGTGGAGAG GTTGTGGCGGTGAAGAGACTGGACAGGAATGGAACACAAGGGAATAAAGAGTTTCTTGTTGAAGTTTTGATGCTGACTCTCCTTAAGCATTCAAATCTTGTTAGTCTGATTGGATATTGTGCTGATGGGGAGCAGAGACTTTTGGTGTATGAATATCTACCGACTGGCTCACTAGAATCCCATTTACATG ACTTGACGGATGATAAAAAGCCACTAGATTGGCAAACCAGAATGAAAATAGCTCTCGGAGCTGCTCAAGGACTTGAATATTTACATGAGAAGGCCAACCCTCCTGTCATATATCGTGATTTGAAATTGTCAAATGTTCTATTAGATGGAGACTATAATCCAAAACTCTCGGACTATGGGCTTGCCAAGCTAGCACAGGGAGATACTAAGACGCATATATCACCGAGGGTTATGGGAACTTATGGTTATTGTGCTCCTGAATACGAAAGATGTGGTGAACTTACAGCGAAGTCAGATGTTTACAGTTTTGGAGTTGTTCTCCTTGAATTAATCACAGGACGTAGAGCTTTGGATACTACAAGGCCAGCAGAGGAGCAAAATTTAGTTAGCTGG GCACAACCAATTTTTAAGGATCCAAAGAGGTTTCCAGAGATGGCAGATCCACGTCTCGAAATGAAGTTTCCAGAGAGAAGCTTAAACCAAGCAGTTGGGATAGCAGCAATGTGTCTCCAAGATGAACCAGCTGTTCGTCCATTGATTGGTGATGTTGTAGCTGTCCTCAGTTTCCTTGCAGTGGCTCCTCCAGAGGAGCCCGTTCCTGCTAAACTATCAGCTCCAAACTCACCGTCTGAGGTGAAACAGCCAGATGAACATAAAGATCAGCATCACAGCAGCAGTGACAGCTCAGATCATGACGATGAAGAAAGTGAGGACGAGAGCAAAAGCATTTCGGATAATGAGTCCCGTGGGAGTCAAAGTAGTTCAGATAGTGAGGGTGGAGGTAATTCTGCAAGTAAGagtaagaaattttcaaaacagaGTTCGAGTTCAAAGCACAAGATGAAGATTAAGGAAAAGATGGATGGTACAAAATCTGGAAGACAAGGTTCAAGATCacacaagaaaaaaaaggtaaagGATGGTAAGGGAAGTACTAGTTTCAGTTCAAGTAGCAGCGGAAGTTCTCGTCATAGCTCAAGGAGTAGCAGCGCTGCCGCAGGCCCAAATGAAAGTATTCCTGTTAATTCGACGCTGACAAGCATTGAAGAATCTCAAGATGGCAGTGCTGAATCCAGTATAGAGCGTGGCAGATTTGAAGAATCATTCTCATGGAGTATTGGTTCAAGTTCAAGATTCGATTCCAGAAGTGGGAGTAATTATGTAGATTCAGGATTTAACAGCAACAACGATTTATATAATACTAGTCTTGATTCGAAAATGAGGACAGAAAGCAGCATGGGATGCAAGACTGAAAGTAATAATTCTTATTCAAGACAAAGCAGCCATTCGGAATCTGAGGATGAAAGTTTTAGTCCATTACACTATAGCGATGATGAGGTTGAATATGAAAACAGATCCTAG